The genomic interval GCTTACATTCACAAAATCCAGTAGACCCATGTGGTATCTTTATGGGAGTTGAGGCCTTTCACTACAATACTTAAACTAAGCCCATGAGACTTATATCTAGTCTTTTCCAATTTGATCCCACTGGTCATGAAATATCATCCACAATACATAAACATCCACCCCTGTGAACTGGGCAACTTCTAAGTGATGGCTGctgatatttagcagggggagagcaactgtccctcttcccccctccccagcaggcatcttttccagtggctgttgttctacaacttttttttttttttttattgcgaGCTCTTTggagacagagaaccatttattgatttattttgctatgtgcaCAGTTTTGGGTACTACTTTTtgtagaaaagcggtatataaacattcttaataatattaACATTCTTAGACCAAATCCCTCGTCAAGCCTACTATACTACTGGCATTTCTCTTTTCATACTGTGTTCCTTCTGTTCCCTTACTATGCTATTTTACTGAAAAGGGCTCTGGAATTCTGTTGTAAAGCTCCCCTAAGTCTGCAACtcaaaaatcaaaatcaaatttTGCAGCTGATCAAACTAAAATTCTATTCTATCCATTTGCATAAGAGTATGCAAATTTAGGATACATATGATCATGAATTTCCTTAATCTTCATAGTTCACATTATTTGCATAGAGTGATGAATGACTGATGCTTTCAGCTTTTTTATTGGAATTTCTTCTTCAGGGGGGATGTTCTCATTTCCAGACCTCTGCTAGAAAAGCCTCAATGCAATTAGtctcacctccttcctgccttgatTGATTCTAGCCTCCCAGTAGCCATACACAAGGGAATGGAAAGATAGTACTGGCAGGTAGCTATCTTAGCTCTTTGTGCTTCCTGTTGTCCTTAATTTTTCCTAACCTCGTTTGGATTAACAATTGCTTCTTCTAGTGAGATATTTTGGAGTGGCCCTTGACGTGCCTAGACATGTTCCCTAAGCTGTTCTTATATATCTGGATTCCGTAGGAACTAACCCCTTTTCTTTGGGTATGGTTGTTTGCACTGGACCAGATGCAGAAGACTAGCAGGTACTGGATCAAAGGTCCTGGGAGAAAGAAACAGAGTGCACTCTCATCCAGAGTCCTATGAAATTTGTGGGACAACGTGCTTAACTGCACTGTGGGGTTCAAGCTGGCTTAAGCATTCCTCTGCCCACTGAATGGTACTGTTATGGAAGGTATATTATAATGTCTGATTAAGCGTGGCCAACATGTTCTGAGGTTTCATCTCTGCAATCAAGAGGGCCTGAACCTTATTGTTCTTAATTAGGACAGCTGAAATCCTCAGGATTCTGCTGAAGCTGGCACTTTCTGTCACATTAGATGCTGTGTCCTCACTGTGGCCATGCAGAATTCCAGAGCCCTTGCTTCTTTTTCCTTATCACCTTCCTCACTCTCAGCTCTTCATCCGTGTACTACATCGCTATACCTTTTCCTAGACCAAGTTCTATAAATACAAACACTTTCCACTCAAATTACTAAACGCTTTTCACAAGGTGGCTCTATCAGGCAATACTCGGTACTGTCAATCATCAGTTGAACAACTACACTAGAGCTGATCTGTGCTGTAGGAAGTCTTTATGGATCAGGGCTATGTTTGGCTGGCAATCAGAAAACATCATTAGCTACATACCCATCTCCAACAGATTTCTTATGCTTCACAGCTGACTTTAAATAAAACTGATTATTCGATTTTTTACTTTTAGTGTTATAGCTTTTCCAGTGGTGAATTATCTTCTCTACTATAAATATATATACCATTTTTCCAGTTTACACTTTGTCTAACTTCAACTTACAGCCACTGGAACATCACACTTTTCTATCTCTTAGATTCCAGAGTTTTTCCTTCATGCATTTTTGTAACTTCCTTGGACATTAGGTAGTATTTCAACTGCATGAACTACAAGGTTGCATAATGACAATGAGATGAATTTTTCCCCAGAATACATAATTGAAGGATTTCTTCTCTGTGTTCAACAGcactcagtggtggacctcccaccCACtcggcaaaggtccacgatggcacctCACCGTGGGCTCTCACTGCCCCTCGCAtggaaatccgccccccccccactcacctgaagctcacAAAGCCTTGTGCAGCCTGAGCCTACGTTGGGGAACTTCCTGAGGtttccccgacgctataaactgtgcttctggaaaaccagaagcacagtttccgaccctgtcgggagcctcagagaagcttccgtggggtcctagagtTTTGTTTGATGTCCTAGAGTTATGGACCCTAGAGGGTCCTAGAGTTATGTTTGatggcatttgccccatcaaacataatgggaggtccgccactgacatCACTTTAGTAGTGCCACTGTCAGCAAATTGCTAGTTGGGCCAACTCCATCATAAAGGTACCCTTTCCTTTCAGCTGtgttctccccaccccctccactaGTTAAGTTTATTACAGATCTCCAGAGCTTTCTTGTAGACCTGAGTTGCATCATCCATATCTGTAAGGAGAGAAAAACTGCTGTTGCCTGTCCGATTCCGAAAACGCTTCAGGTATTGTGGTCGTGAGCGGTTTTGGAGTCCTTGGAAATCTTGGATTTGGAGGAAGTTCTCAGCAGACACACAGCTCCTTATCCTGAGCTTATTCTCCTGCAAGTCCACCAAGTCAAAAGAGTCACTGGATAGGATGCTGTCGTCGCTAATCACACTAGAAGGGCGGCTGTAACTTCGAGCCAATCCATCCCCAGGCAGGACAACTTCCTCCATAGCTTCCAGTGTTGGTGTGTTGGGGCTGACTAAAGCTGAAACTGTGCTACTGGTAGAATACTTGCTGCTGTGTTTCAAAATACCCTTGCGCCTGTAGGAATGGGTGTGAGACTCTATCCTTAATGTTTCAATGATACTTGGGGACGTGTCACTGTTTCCTTCATCCTCATTTTGATCCAAGAGTTCTGAAGATTCACTCCGTTCTGGAGATGAATAGTAACCAGATTCTCTCTGCTGAGTCTTCTTGAGAATTCCCTTTTTTGGCATTAAGGAAGACTGCTTAGTGCTGTATTTACCCGTTACCTCCCCCTCCACAATGCTCTTGATGGACATGCCTGTCCTACATAATTCCTGTTCCATTTTAAAAGTGGAGGGTAACACTGGATTGACTACTCCTTCTATGAATCCTGCACTGTGAGATCGATGTTCACTATTGCTCCTTTTCTTCAAAATGCCTTTTGGCCTCTTGGAGTTTAATTTGCATGCATTTTcacctcctccttcctggatAGACTGTGCAATGTCATTTTCCTTCTTTGATTTTTTCAGGGACCTCTGCCTCTCTAGTGTGACTTCAgatccttttgctttggaaaggcACTTCAATTTGGTATCAGTCTCTGGCTGCAGGCCACTAGAACGATGATGCCAGTCTATAAATCTAGACAGCAGAGGGGACTCAGAGTCTTGCAAGGCATCACAATCGCAAACGCTGCTCTTATAGCCCCAATTTACCCACCAGTGGTTGGCTATGTCTTCAATAGTTGCCCTGCGCTCAGGATTCACCATTAGCATCCACCTGATTAGGCCACGTGCATCTACAGGAAACAAACAGCAATTAAAATCATTGCATCTTCACACTCATTCATATTCATTCTAAATCAGAAACGTGACATAGGAACAGGTGTGCCCAAATGCTACAAGAGAACAAGAGATCCAGAGCTCTTTTACGGCCATCTAACTTTGGgaactgcatgtgtgtgtgtagtacTTGAACATTCATGATACAAACTGCCTCTGTAATCACAGATTTCTGCAATCTCAGTAGTCTTCCATTTTAAGACTGGTATTGCATAATATATGGGACACTGAATGACTATGACCTACTCTGCACTTAGATAATAAAGTATCAGTGTGAATTCCAGCCTATGTACTGGGAATTATTTTTTAACTCCACCTTGGTGGGAATTAGGCCTAGCGGCACAACAGAACCACAGCAAGTCCATCATCCAACATGTGCTAAAGGGATCTTTTCCCATAACAGCTTTCTAGATGCTCCAGTCAGGGAGCAGACTTTCCTTATCCAGGTGTCATCTTCAGGAAAATTTCTCCTTGGATGACCAATGACCTGACTCATGTCTGGCACGTACCCACCCAAAATTCTTCTGAACAAACCAGGCAGTTAACGTTTACCCAAAGCAATACaggcccatatcctaaccaattttccagcaagggcatagctgtgccaatgggacgtgtactgcatcctgcagttgggtggcactcatggaggcctcctcaaggtaagggaatgtttgttcccttatttcaaagctgcattccccttatgtcagtgctggaaagtgggtcaggattgtgcccacagtctatTAAGTGCAAGACATTTATTCAGTAAGTAAGTCTTGATGAGCATTTTTCTTAGATAAGAGCAAGAGTAGATGATGTTTTGAAGAGAATGGAAAATCTTTGGATTGTCCTATTAAGCCTGCTATAGAAACACATggttgattaacccatttctgcccagcccacaggtatacacatttgatccctgttgtgtatatgcaacgttgggcagaaatggcttaatttatttatttgatttacgTCCTTTCTTATCCCAAAAATTGGGGGCAGGTGACAGTATATTAGTCAGTCCTGGCTCTGTACAGAGGTTGTGACTTTAAGTTGAATGAAATACGAATAATTTTGCCTGAAAACAGGTTGTTGATTCATTGTAGGGCAGTGATCCTAAGTCATGTTTTAAATGGAAACAGGCAAGGCTAGCCCAGGGCTAGGGCTCACTAGCCACTGGTAACAGCACTCTTGGATGACTTTGCAAGGAAAGCAGGATAATATGTTTTTGCAGGTTCAACTGCTTTGGTATAGTTAGCAATCATGGAAAAAGAGGAAAGGTCATCTTATGGACTGATAACTGGCTAAAGAACAGGAAGCTGAGAGAAGGAATAAATAAGCAATATTCACAATGGGAGTGAAGTCCTTCAAGGATACTGTACTGGAACCAGTACTTTTCTACTTGTTCACAAATGATCTGAGTTATGGGCGAGCAATATGGTGGCCATGTTTGTGGATGGTGCCAAATTATTTATGGTGATGTAAAACCAGAGCAGATTGTGAAGcagtccagaaggatctctccaaattgggtgCATGGGCAAAATGAATTGGCTGGCACAAACCGTATttatccctcttcctgggcaaGACCCACCAATATGGATCCACTAGAACTTGTGCTAGCGATTTAactggagcaggtctgagtagacccactgccatg from Tiliqua scincoides isolate rTilSci1 chromosome 7, rTilSci1.hap2, whole genome shotgun sequence carries:
- the NUAK1 gene encoding NUAK family SNF1-like kinase 1, whose protein sequence is MDGTELDGGGGGTSTPGSRPEAPPAARGPRPGEEAAGMAERAGEAPAAASPAAQELRKKQQGVKRHHHKHNLKHRYELQETLGKGTYGKVKRAVERFSGRVVAIKSIRKDKIKDEQDMVHIRREIEIMSSLSHPHIITIYEVFENKDKIVIIMECASKGELYDYISERRRLSERETRHFFRQIVSAVHYCHKNGVVHRDLKLENILLDDNCNIKIADFGLSNLYQKDKFLQTFCGSPLYASPEIVNGRPYRGPEVDSWALGVLLYTLVYGTMPFDGFDHKNLIRQISSGEYREPTQPSDARGLIRWMLMVNPERRATIEDIANHWWVNWGYKSSVCDCDALQDSESPLLSRFIDWHHRSSGLQPETDTKLKCLSKAKGSEVTLERQRSLKKSKKENDIAQSIQEGGGENACKLNSKRPKGILKKRSNSEHRSHSAGFIEGVVNPVLPSTFKMEQELCRTGMSIKSIVEGEVTGKYSTKQSSLMPKKGILKKTQQRESGYYSSPERSESSELLDQNEDEGNSDTSPSIIETLRIESHTHSYRRKGILKHSSKYSTSSTVSALVSPNTPTLEAMEEVVLPGDGLARSYSRPSSVISDDSILSSDSFDLVDLQENKLRIRSCVSAENFLQIQDFQGLQNRSRPQYLKRFRNRTGNSSFSLLTDMDDATQVYKKALEICNKLN